A genomic window from Solanum dulcamara chromosome 11, daSolDulc1.2, whole genome shotgun sequence includes:
- the LOC129872268 gene encoding subtilisin-like serine-protease S, which translates to MGVSKKTLFLLFLCVFLGEIHLCFSSKLYVVYMGSKDSDEHPDEILRQNHQMLIDIHRGNVEQAKTSHVYSYRHGFKGFAAKLTEAQASEISKMPGVVSVFPNTKRNLHTTHSWDFMGLSDDETMEIPGFSTKNQVNVIIGFIDTGIWPESPSFRDTNMPPVPAGWKGQCQSGEAFNASICNRKIIGARYYMSGYVAEEDDGKTMFKSARDSTGHGSHTASTAAGRYVADMNYKGLASGGARGGAPMARIAVYKTCWSSGCYDVDLLAAFDDAIRDGVHVISLSLGPDSPQGDYFGDAISVGSYHAVSRGILVVASVGNEGTSGSATNLAPWMITVAASSTDRDFTSDIILGNKVQLRGESLSLSQMNTSARIIPASEAYAGYFTPYQSSYCLDSSLNRTKAKGKVLVCLHAGSSSESKLEKSNIVKEAGGVGMILIDESDKGVAIPFTIPAATVGKRIGNKILAYINNTRLPMARILSAKTVLGDQPAPRVAAFSSRGPNSLTPEILKPDIAAPGLNILAAWSPAVSRLNFNILSGTSMSCPHITGVVALLKAVHPSWSPSAIKSAIMTTAKLSDMHHKPIIVDPEGKRANPFDFGSGFVNPTKVLDPGLIYDAQPADYRAFLCSIGYDEKSLHLITRDNSTCDQTFASPNELNYPSITVPNLRSKYSVTRTVTNVGKAMSIYKAVIFAPRGVTVTVVPQRLAFTRYYQKMNFTVTFKVAAPTQGYVFGSLSWRNKRTWVTSPLVVRVAHSNMGTML; encoded by the exons ATGGGTGTTTCAAAAAAGACTCTTTTTTTACTCTTTCTTTGTGTTTTTCTTGGAGAAATTCATCTCTGTTTTTCTTCCAAG TTATATGTGGTGTACATGGGAAGCAAAGATAGTGATGAACACCCAGATGAGATTTTGAGGCAAAACCATCAAATGCTGATTGATATTCATAGAGGAAA CGTTGAACAAGCCAAGACTTCTCATGTATACAGTTATAGACATGGTTTTAAAGGTTTTGCTGCCAAGTTGACTGAGGCACAGGCTTCTGAAATATCCA AAATGCCTGGAGTGGTATCTGTATTTCCAAATACTAAGAGGAATCTGCACACAACTCATTCATGGGATTTTATGGGGCTCAGTGATGACGAAACAATGGAAATCCCAGGTTTTTCCACCAAGAATCAAGTTAATGTAATCATTGGTTTCATTGATACAG GAATTTGGCCTGAGTCTCCAAGTTTTAGGGACACCAACATGCCTCCAGTGCCAGCTGGATGGAAAGGACAATGCCAATCAGGGGAAGCATTCAATGCCTCAATATGCAACAG GAAAATAATTGGGGCTAGATATTATATGAGTGGCTATGTAGCTGAAGAAGATGATGGAAAGACCATGTTCAAGTCTGCCAGGGACAGTACTGGTCATGGAAGTCATACAGCTTCAACTGCTGCAGGGCGTTATGTAGCTGATATGAATTACAAAGGTTTGGCATCTGGAGGAGCCAGAGGTGGTGCCCCAATGGCCAGGATAGCAGTGTACAAAACCTGTTGGAGTTCTGGTTGCTATGATGTTGATTTGTTGGCTGCATTTGATGATGCAATTAGAGATGGGGTTCATGTCATTTCTCTATCTTTGGGCCCTGATTCTCCCCAAGGAGATTATTTCGGTGATGCTATTTCTGTGGGGTCATATCATGCTGTTAGCCGTGGGATACTTGTGGTGGCCTCAGTTGGAAATGAAGGAACCTCTGGTTCAGCCACAAATTTAGCTCCCTGGATGATCACAGTTGCAGCCAGTTCAACTGACAGAGATTTTACATCTGACATTATATTAGGAAATAAAGTTCAACTCAGG GGTGAAAGTCTTAGCTTATCTCAAATGAATACATCTGCAAGAATCATACCTGCTTCTGAAGCTTACGCTGGATACTTCACTCCCTATCAATCCAG TTATTGCTTAGATAGTTCTTTGAATAGAACTAAGGCCAAGGGGAAGGTTCTTGTGTGTTTACATGCTGGAAGCTCTAGTGAGTCAAAGCTAGAGAAAAGCAATATAGTTAAAGAAGCTGGTGGAGTTGGGATGATCCTTATTGATGAATCAGACAAGGGTGTGGCTATCCCCTTCACCATTCCAGCAGCAACTGTTGGGAAAAGGATTGGAAACAAGATCCTAGCTTACATTAATAATACACG CTTGCCTATGGCAAGGATTCTCTCTGCTAAAACTGTTTTGGGAGATCAACCTGCTCCTCGAGTAGCAGCATTTTCTTCAAGAGGTCCTAATTCTCTAACGCCAGAAATTTTGAAG CCTGATATTGCAGCTCCGGGATTAAATATCCTGGCAGCATGGTCCCCAGCAGTGTCTAGGTTGAACTTCAACATACTCTCTGGAACTTCCATGTCTTGCCCTCACATAACAGGAGTTGTTGCCTTGTTAAAAGCCGTGCATCCATCATGGTCTCCCTCTGCAATCAAATCAGCCATCATGACAACAG CCAAACTGTCAGATATGCATCACAAACCCATAATAGTAGATCCTGAAGGGAAGAGGGCTAATCCATTTGATTTTGGTTCTGGATTTGTTAACCCCACGAAAGTCCTCGATCCTGGTCTAATATATGATGCACAACCAGCAGATTACAGAGCATTTCTTTGTTCAATTGGTTATGATGAGAAATCTCTGCATCTAATTACAAGGGACAACAGCACGTGTGATCAAACCTTTGCATCGCCAAATGAACTAAATTATCCTTCCATCACAGTACCAAACCTCAGAAGCAAATATTCAGTAACTCGAACTGTCACAAATGTGGGAAAAGCAATGAGTATTTACAAGGCAGTTATATTTGCACCAAGGGGTGTCACTGTTACTGTGGTGCCCCAAAGATTAGCCTTCACTCGATATTACCAGAAGATGAATTTCACAGTGACTTTCAAAGTGGCTGCACCCACACAGGGATATGTCTTTGGGTCCTTGTCATGGAGGAACAAAAGAACATGGGTAACATCTCCACTTGTTGTCAGAGTGGCACATTCCAACATGGGTACCATGTTATAG
- the LOC129872269 gene encoding uncharacterized protein LOC129872269, giving the protein MQDQRGLEEASAPKLRKKKTSQQKAPVLQKEGNKAKRIQDVHAMPIQNGLKPTKRVPPTEISPLFQYAEKSTPEFSPDTSPSGNEYRALRRKYLMLEEESFALGKELREAEDEIKALEDEKLTLLDDLVVLEGLVDPSEIQSQGPRL; this is encoded by the coding sequence ATGCAAGACCAGAGAGGACTTGAGGAAGCTTCAGCTCCTAAATTGCGGAAAAAGAAAACATCACAACAAAAGGCTCCAGTGTTGCAAAAAGAAGGGAATAAGGCAAAAAGGATACAAGATGTGCATGCAATGCCAATTCAAAATGGACTCAAACCTACCAAAAGAGTCCCACCGACCGAAATTTCCCCATTATTCCAATATGCTGAGAAATCAACACCTGAATTCTCGCCGGATACTTCCCCTTCCGGAAATGAATATCGGGCATTGAGGAGAAAGTATCTAATGCTGGAGGAAGAAAGTTTTGCTCTTGGTAAAGAATTGAGAGAAGCCGAAGATGAGATCAAGGCCCTTGAAGATGAGAAGCTAACACTCCTTGATGATCTTGTTGTGTTAGAAGGCCTGGTTGATCCTTCAGAGATTCAATCTCAAGGCCCGCGATTATGA